A segment of the Romboutsia sp. 13368 genome:
AAAGTTCTTACGATGGTGAATTCACCGCAGAGCATCCGCCGACAATTCGATAAACTCTGACCTCGTCAACTCAGTTTATTATTAAATCAACTCGTTGTCGTTAGTAACCAAGTTCTGGCGCTTATTGATGAACACAAGTTTCATTTTGTGCCCATCTCAAAAACTATGATAATTTTTCTTGTATAAGATTAGCTAAGTTTGTTGCTAATTCTTTTATTTGACCTTCCTCTTTACCTTCTAACATAACTCTTACTAATGGCTCTGTTCCTGATGGTCTTATTAAGACTCTTCCACATCCATCTAGTAATTTTTCTATTCTTTCTATCTCAGATTTTATTTCTGGATATTCCATATATCTATTCTTATTTTCATTCTTTATTCTAGCATTAACTAATACTTGTGGGTATTGAGTCATTACAGCTGCAAGATCTGATAAGTTTTTACCTTCTTCTAATACTATTTGAGCTAATACTAAAGAACTTAAAACTCCGTCTCCAGTTGTATTATAATCTAAGAATATCATATGACCTGATTGCTCTCCACCAAGATTAAATCCACTGTTTTTCATTTCTTCTAGTACATATCTATCTCCTACTGCAGTAGTAGCTAGATTTATGCCGTGTTCTTTTGCAGCTATAGTAAGTCCTATATTACTCATAACTGTAACAACTAATGTATCTTGTGCTAATTTCCCTTTATTTTTTAAGTGTATAGCACTTAATATCATTATATGATCTCCATCTACAATGTTTCCATTTTCATCAACAGCTATTAATCTATCTGCGTCTCCATCATATGCAAGACCTAAATTAGCTTTATTTTCTACAACAGCCTTTTGTAACTTTTCTGGATGTGTAGATCCGCATTTATCATTTATATTATTTCCATCTGGTTCACTATTTATAGTTACTACATTCGCTCCTAATTCGCTAAATATTGTTGGTGCAACCTTATATGCAGCTCCATTAGCACAGTCTAATACTACTTTTAAACCTTTAAAATCTACATTTACTATAGATTTTAAATAGTCTATATAGTCTCTTTGTGCATTATGAACAAATATTTTTCTTCCAACTTTATCTCCAATTGGATGGAAATCTACTTTTTCTATATTATCTATATAATTTTCTATTTCTAATTCAACTGAATCATCTAATTTATATCCATCTTTATTAAAGAATTTTATACCATTGTATTCAACAGGGTTGTGAGATGCTGATATAACAACTCCACAATCAGCTTCATATTTCTTTGTTAAATATGCAACACCAGGAGTTGGTATTACTCCAACTGTAACAACATCACATCCTACTGACATAAGACCTGATATTAATGCTGCTTCTAACATGTCCCCTGAAACTCTTGTATCTTTCCCAACTATTACTTTAACTTTATCTTTACCTTGAGCTAATACGTATCCACCAGCTCTACCTAATTTATATGCTAATTCACAAGTAAGTTCTGTATTTGCTACACCTCTTACTCCATCAGTTCCAAAATATTTTCTCATTAAAGATCTCCTTTCAAAAAGAAAAACGTATAAGTATATTATTATATATATTTAAATTATATTATTCTCTCAGTTTAATCCATAAGGACATTTTAATACAGAAAGACAAAAAGGACAATATAATTCTTTAAAATGTACACTTTAGGGTAATTATTATACCTTTTTCCATTTAAGTAAAAATTTGATATTATTATATTCTTAGTATTTTATAATTGCGCTTAAGTTTGATATATTTTTTACTAAGAATATTATATCTTAATMTTTTTATTATACAATTTCATAGTATATGCAAAATAAAAAAGATGCAACAATAATTGTATATAATTATTGTTGCATCTTTTTATCTCTATGCTGTTTCTACTTTTATAGTATCTGGGTTTATACTTATTTTTTCTATTTTGTACTTAGATTCATAATTTATTTTACAAGTATTATTTTCTGATGATAGTTCACTTAAATCAATATATAAAGTTATATCTTCTTTATTTATCGGCCCTATAGTATTTATATACTCTATACTAACGCTAATTTCGTCAGGAATAATAATTTTATTTTCTTCTATACTATTTGTATTATTTCTTATTTCTAGTTCTTGAGCAGTATATTTATATTCTGCAACTACATTATCTGCTAATTCTCTTTTTATTGTAATATACTTAATATTTGTAGTTACTCCAACTGGAATGTTTAAGTATATGTCCTTAGAGTCACCATCTAAAATTTCATCTATATTTATGTCTTGAGTATCTATATAGCTAATAGGGTCTATAATATCTTTTTTTCCTGTTATCATAACTGTATTTTGACTTAAAGTATAATTTTTTCTATCAATTTCATTTGTAATATTACTCTGTAAATTTAACTTTATAGGAACTTCCTTTTTTGTTAATAATGTTACATTTGCTTTTATCGATTCTTGAGATAATTCTACACCTTCTACAACATTACCCTTCTTATCTATAGGTTGTAGTTTTATATCTTGAGAAAAATCTTTATTTTCACCCTCTACATTTACAGTTCCTACAACATCTTTGACTTCATCTACTAATGTTCTAGGACCAGATATACTAACTTTGTCTATATTCTTATCTAGCGCTATAGTGTCTACATTATTTTTACCACTACCTTCTATGTTTACAGTTATGCTACGTTCTTCTTCAATAATTTTTTCTAATGTTACAACCATAACTGGATTTTTAAAATCTGCACTAATTCTCTGAGATGTAGATAATTTTAAATGTATTTCATTCTTACCTTCTATAGGATTATCTATTTGACCATATACATTTATATCACTCTTAGTTACTTTTTGTATATTTGATAACTTTCCTGTAACATATATATCTGTAGTAAGCTCTTTCTCTGGATAAATAACTAAATCTCTATCTTTAAGTTCATTTAAGTTAGTTATTATAACTGGAACATCCTCGAATAATTTTGTATCATCAGGATCTACTACTGCCATAACATACATCCATAATATTATTGCACTTAATAGGGATATCAACTTTACCTTAGTATTCTCTTTTAATTTATTCATCATTTAAATATCCCACCTTTGAAAAAACTTTTTTCTTGAGTATTAATTTTTAAATTGCTCCTTAATATATTGATCATTCTATCTTTTGATATTTTCCTATATATCTTACCTGATTTAGCTATAGATACATCTCCAGTTTCCTCTGAAACTATTAATGATATACAGTCAGAAACTTCACTAACCCCTATTGCTGCTCTATGTCTAGTACCTAACTCTTTACTTAAATCTTTCGATTGTGTTAATGGAAGAAAACATGATGCTGCTTTTATTTGAGATTCCCTTATAACAACAGCTCCATCATGTAATGGAGTATTTGGTATAAATATATTTATCAATAATTGCCTTGATACTTCACCATCAATACTTGTACCAGTATTAATTATATCACCTATTTTAGTATTTCTTTCTAATATGATAAGTGCACCTATCTTTTGTCTAGATAAAGAATATAGTGCTTCAACAATTTCTTCTACTGTCCTATTAAACTTTTCTTCTGAAACGCTTATATTATTTTTTTGGAAGAAGTTAAACTTTGTTCTTCCTATATGCTCAAGGCCTGCTCTAAGTTCAGGCTGAAATATAATCAATGCAGCTATGAATCCTAAATCCAAAGCTTTTATTAATAACCAATATAATGTATGTAATTTTAAAACTTTACTAACTTGTGTAGCTACAAATAACAAAACAATTCCTTTTAAAACTTGCTCTGCTCTAGTATCTTTTATAAACATGAATATCTTATAAAATATATATGCTATGATTAATATATCCACTATATCATTTATATTTACTCTAAAAATAATATCTAAAAATCCACTAAAAAAGGAATTTATATCTAACACAATTACTTCCTCCTGCTTTAGATTTATTAATAATTTACACTATTATACTATGTATTATACTATATTCATTGAAGTATATTCAAACTATTTAATGCATAGTTATTTTATAAAAAAAAAGTTTCACTAATGTGAAACTTTTTTTGAATGGTGAGCGCACAGGGATTCGAACCCCGGACACACGCCTTAGAAGGGCGTTGCTCTATCCAGCTGAGCTATGCACCCACATTATAGAATATTAAATGGAGCGGGAAACGAGATTCGAACTCGCGACTTCAACCTTGGCAAGGTTGCGCTCTACCACTGAACTATTGCCGCATGATTGGCGGGAATAACAGGACTCGAACCTGTGACCCATTGATTAACAGTCAATTGCTCTACCAACTGAGCCATATTCCCGTGTATTAAGTTGGCGACCTGGAAGGGACTCGAACCCTCGACCTCCAGCGTGACAGGCTGGCATTCTAACCAGCTGAACTACCAGGCCGCGAATGGTGGGACTAACAGGGCTCGAACCTGTGACCCCCTGCTTGTAAGGCAGGTGCTCTCCCAGCTGAGCTATAGTCNNNNNATCTTCATTTTGGAGCGGGTGAAGGGGATCGAACCCTCACAGCCGGCTTGGAAGGCCGGAACTCTACCATTGAGCTACACCCGCATATTTAATTGGTGACCCATAGGGGAATCGAACCCCTGTTACCGCCGTGAAAGGGCGGTGTCTTGACCGCTTGACCAATGGGCCATATTTGTTTTTGGTTGCGGAGGCAAGACTCGAACTTGCGACCTTCGGGTTATGAGCCCGACGAGCTGCCAACTGCTCCACCCCGCGATATTAAATATGGTGCCGAAGACCGGAATCGAACCGGTACGAGAGGTAAGTCCCGCAGGATTTTAAGTCCTGTGCGTCTGCCAGTTCCGCCACTTCGGCATACCACGTGGCTACGTGCTACTCTCCCAGGCGGTCGCCCACCAAGTACCATCGCCGCTAAAGAGCTTAACTTCTGTGTTCGGTATGGGAACAGGTGTATCCTCTTTGCTATAATAACCACATTATATGTTTGCCCTTTTCTCAAGGACAAGTATAATATTAACATTTTCGATTAAGAATGTCAATACTTTTTATAAAGTTTTTTTCAAAGTTAATACTCTGAAAACTGCATATCATTTAGATTCATCATTTAAATTTTGGTCAAGTCCTCGACCTATTAGTATCGATAAGCTAAATACATTACTGCACTTACACCTTCGACCTATCAACCAGGTAGTCTTCCTGGGGTCTTACCCTTACGGTGGGAAATCTTATCTTGAAGTTGGCTTCGCGCTTAGATGCTTTCAGCGCTTATCCATTCCGTACATAGCTACCCAGCCATGCCCTTGGCAGAACAACTGGTACACCAGAGGTACGTCCATCCCGGTCCTCTCGTACTAAGGACAGGTCTTCTCAAATTTCCTACGCCTGCGACGGATAGGGACCGAACTGTCTCACGACGTTCTGAACCCAGCTCGCGTACCACTTTAATGGGCGAACAGCCCAACCCTTGGGACCTACTACAGCCCCAGGATGTGATGAGCCGACATCGAGGTGCCAAACCTCCCCGTCGATGTGGACTCTTGGGGGAGATAAGCCTGTTATCCCCAGGGTAGCTTTTATCCGTTGAGCGATGGCCCTTCCATGCGGTACCACCGGATCACTAAGTCCGACTTTCGTCCTTGCTCGACCTGTATGTCTTGCAATCAAGCTTCCTTTTGCCTTTACACTCTTCGCACGATTTCCGACCGTGCTGAGGAAACCTTTGAGCGCCTCCGTTACTTTTTAGGAGGCGACCGCCCCAGTCAAACTGCCCACCTGACGGTGTTCCAAGACCTGATTCAAGGCCTATGGTTAGGATCCCAGTACTACAAGGGTGGTATCCCAAGGATGACTCCACACAGACTGGCGTCCATGCTTCATAGTCTCCCACCTATCCTGTACATGTAGTACCAAGACCCAACGTCAAGCTACAGTAAAGCTCCATGGGGTCTTTCCGTCCTGTCGCAGGTACCCGGCATCTTCACCGGGATTACAATTTCACCGAGTCTATTGTTGAGACAGTGCCCAAATCGTTACGCCTTTCGTGCGGGTCGGAACTTACCCGACAAGGAATTTCGCTACCTTAGGACCGTTATAGTTACGGCCGCCGTTTACTGGGGCTTAAGTTCACTGCTTCGGATAAATCCTAACAGATCCCCTTAACCTTCCAGCACCGGGCAGGCGTCAGCTCCTATACATCGTCTTGCGACTTAGCAGAAACCTGTGTTTTTGGTAAACAGTCGCTTGGGCCTATTCTCTGCGGCCTGTCATAGACAGGCACCC
Coding sequences within it:
- the glmM gene encoding phosphoglucosamine mutase, whose amino-acid sequence is MRKYFGTDGVRGVANTELTCELAYKLGRAGGYVLAQGKDKVKVIVGKDTRVSGDMLEAALISGLMSVGCDVVTVGVIPTPGVAYLTKKYEADCGVVISASHNPVEYNGIKFFNKDGYKLDDSVELEIENYIDNIEKVDFHPIGDKVGRKIFVHNAQRDYIDYLKSIVNVDFKGLKVVLDCANGAAYKVAPTIFSELGANVVTINSEPDGNNINDKCGSTHPEKLQKAVVENKANLGLAYDGDADRLIAVDENGNIVDGDHIMILSAIHLKNKGKLAQDTLVVTVMSNIGLTIAAKEHGINLATTAVGDRYVLEEMKNSGFNLGGEQSGHMIFLDYNTTGDGVLSSLVLAQIVLEEGKNLSDLAAVMTQYPQVLVNARIKNENKNRYMEYPEIKSEIERIEKLLDGCGRVLIRPSGTEPLVRVMLEGKEEGQIKELATNLANLIQEKLS
- a CDS encoding CdaR family protein produces the protein MMNKLKENTKVKLISLLSAIILWMYVMAVVDPDDTKLFEDVPVIITNLNELKDRDLVIYPEKELTTDIYVTGKLSNIQKVTKSDINVYGQIDNPIEGKNEIHLKLSTSQRISADFKNPVMVVTLEKIIEEERSITVNIEGSGKNNVDTIALDKNIDKVSISGPRTLVDEVKDVVGTVNVEGENKDFSQDIKLQPIDKKGNVVEGVELSQESIKANVTLLTKKEVPIKLNLQSNITNEIDRKNYTLSQNTVMITGKKDIIDPISYIDTQDINIDEILDGDSKDIYLNIPVGVTTNIKYITIKRELADNVVAEYKYTAQELEIRNNTNSIEENKIIIPDEISVSIEYINTIGPINKEDITLYIDLSELSSENNTCKINYESKYKIEKISINPDTIKVETA
- the cdaA gene encoding diadenylate cyclase CdaA — translated: MLDINSFFSGFLDIIFRVNINDIVDILIIAYIFYKIFMFIKDTRAEQVLKGIVLLFVATQVSKVLKLHTLYWLLIKALDLGFIAALIIFQPELRAGLEHIGRTKFNFFQKNNISVSEEKFNRTVEEIVEALYSLSRQKIGALIILERNTKIGDIINTGTSIDGEVSRQLLINIFIPNTPLHDGAVVIRESQIKAASCFLPLTQSKDLSKELGTRHRAAIGVSEVSDCISLIVSEETGDVSIAKSGKIYRKISKDRMINILRSNLKINTQEKSFFKGGIFK